CAGCAGCGAATGAAACAGGGGAGCATGGCCTTTATTATCATATAACTTTCCATGACCTCCAGGCTTCTAATCATTTAACGATGTTTCCATCTCCGCCAGAACTGATAAAAGAGGAGCTTGAAAAGGCGTTTGATGTTGGTGCGCTATCCTACTTGCTGCTTAACAGCGGCAATATCCGTATGCATCTTTACCCGCTGGATATTGTCCGTGAATTATGGAATCACGGCACAATCAATATAGAAAAACATTTACAAACATATATTGAACGTCTTTACACAACGCAAAACAAAGAAATTGCAAAGCTTTACAAAAGATATTTTGAAAATACTATTTTCTATGGTCCAAATTCAGATGACAAGGCAGGAGATGAATTTTATCACCATCCTGCAAGGAAGATTATTGGACATTGGCTTCAGGGGAAATCAAATATTCCGATGGAAAGACTGTACTGGGCCACAGGCGAAATTTCTTTTACCGATCAAGTGAATTGGTTCTTGGAAAAGTGTGAAATTGGTTTAGCACATTGGGAAGAATTTTTAACTCAGTGCAGGAATCTCTCTATGAAGCTGCCAAAAGAAGACCGTAAACTTTTCTCCGATCAGCTAATTTTGCAAGCGGAATTACATGCCTTCGGATGTAAAGGTTTTATATCCCTTTGTAACGCCTATATTTCTTTTACCAAAAATGATAATCCGCTTGCTTTTGTCTATGCATCGAAATCAATCGATCATTACAAGGATTGTAAACAAGCATTAAAACGTGCAGAGCATGGAAAGTGGGAGAATTTTTATCGTGGTGATTGGTTAACAAATATTGACAGTACCATTTATTCTCTGGAAGCACTGCGTAAATTTCTACGGATGCAGGGAGACAGCCCTGATTTCTTTTTATGGTACAAAGAGTACCTAATGCCGGAAACGGAAAAATACATTTATTTGGAGAATACTCACCGAAATCCTTTGTCTGATGATGAACTGGCACGAAGATTAGCTGTAAAGTTTCTTCACGAATAAGGATTAAACAATATATAAAAGGAGGGGATAATATTGACGAATATATTCTTAGCTGGTGACTCCACCGTTGCGAGTTGTCCGCGAAATGAGGCGCCAATGGCCGGTTGGGGACAAGAGTTTCAATCCTTTTTTTCAGAGGATTTAAAGGTTCATAATTTTGCAAAAGGTGGAGCTAGTACCAATACGTTTATTGAAATAGGGTATTTAGGTATTATACTAGAATTCATTCAGCCCAACGATTACCTGTTTATTCAATTTGGACATAACGATCAGAAATCGTTCGGTACCCAGCCCTTTACAACCTATCAAACTTATTTAACGGAATATGTAAACGGTGCACGGGACAAAGGTGCAATCCCGATCTTAATTACTTCTGTTCACCGAAGAAATTTTGATGAAGAGGGCCGAATGGCAAATACTCTCGGGGACTATCCAAAATCAATGATGCAATTAGCAGAAGACCTGGATGTCCAGCTTATTAATTTATGGAAAAAAACAGAAAAGCTTTATCAATCATTAGGACCTGAAGGCTCGAAACAATTATTCACTTGGTTTAGTGCAAATGAAAATCCAAATTACCCTGATGGAATTCAGGATAATACCCACTTTTGTGAGCACGGTGCAAAGGAAGTTGGCAAACTGGTAATCGAAGGAATAAAAGAATTGCAATTACCTATTGCCCAATTTATTAAGGTATAGATTGATAGAAACTTATTAAAATGAGGTGAAATAGATGAGTAAGAAATTATATCATGGCGCTGCGTACTACCCAGAGCTATGGGATGAAAAAGTAATCGAAGAAGATATTGTCGAAATGAAAAAGACCGGTATTAATGTAGTCAGAATCGGAGAGTTTGCCTGGGCATCGATGGAGCCTGAAGAAGGTAAGTTTGACCTTAGCTTTTTCGCAAGAATGATTAACAAACTTTATGAAAATGGTATTGAAACGGTCATGTGTACGCCGACACCCACTCCTCCCATCTGGTTTTCTCACAATCATCCAGAACGGATGTATGCGGAAGCTGAAGGAAAGGTAATGGGGCATGGCTCAAGGCAGCATGCCTGTACCAACCATCCTTATTTTAGAGAAAGAGCAGGACTTATCACAGAACATATCGCAAAAGCATTAGGAAGTTTGCCAGGTGTAATCGGGTGGCAGCTGGATAACGAGTTTAAGTGTCATGTCAGCGAATGTATGTGTAATACCTGTAAAGAATTATGGCATATTTGGTTAGAGGAGCGCTATGGAACGATTGAAATTCTTAATGAAGAATGGGGAACAAAAATTTGGAGTGAATATTATCATAGCTTTGAGCAGGTGCCACAGCCAGGGCCGGCACCATTCTTACACAATTCTTCACTGAGTACTATGTATCAATTGTTTTCAATGGAAAAAATTGCAGAGTTTGCCGATGAGCAGGCTGAAATCATCCGGAAATATTCTAGTAGCCCAATTACCCATAATAGCTCCGTTTTTTTTAGTGTGGATAACGAAAGACTGTTCCAAAACCTAGATTTTGCATCTTTTGATACGTATGCAACCATCGATAATTTTCCAGCTTACTTGATTAATAGTGACCTGTGGAGAAATTTAAAAAAGGACAGACCTTTCTGGGTAATGGAAACAAGTCCATCCTATGCGGCATCACTCGCCAGCTATGCGGGCCCACATCCAAATGGTTATTTAAAAGTGGAAGCAGCCGCCGCTTATGCACTTGGTGCAGAAGCCTTTTGCTATTGGCTTTGGAGGCAGCAGCGTTCGGGCTGTGAACAGCCGCATGGTTCTGTCCTCAGTGCCTGGGGTAAACCTACTATTGGGTATCAAAATGTCATAGAAGTAGAAGCCATGCGAAAGGAAATTGAACCTTTTATCATATCGACTAAACCAAGTCAGGCAGATGTCGCAATCACCTATTCCGATAGGTCTAAGGTTTTCTTAAAGACAGAACCACATCGAAGCTTAAATCATCGCGGATTAATTACAGATTTTTACAAACGTATTTTATCAATGGGAATACATCGCGATGTGATTCCGGAAGGTTGTGACCTTGAGGGTTATAAAGTACTATTCACTCCATTTATCCAATATTTATCACCTGAATATATTGCCCGGGCACGACAGTTTGTTGAAAATGGCGGGATTTGGATTGCAGGACCATTAACAGGCGGCCGAACCGAGAACCATACCGTACATACTGACAGGGCATTAGGAGAACTTGAAAAAACAGCTGGTGCTGAAGTATTATTTACCTTCCCTTTAGATGATACAGGGACAATCGGACGTGCTTTCGATATCTCTGCTCCATTAGGATTGTGGAGTTCAGTTATGGAGGCAGATTCCAATCAAGCAGTCGGCATTATTGAAGAGGGACTTGCTAAAGGGAAATCATTTATCACAGAGCATAAGCTTGGTAGCGGAAAAATGGTCATGCTTGGCTCGCTGCCAATGGGTGAGACGGGGGATCTGTTACTCAGAAAGTTGTTTGAGCACTACTCGCAGGAAGCTGGTGTTACACGGAGAACGGATGTTTCAGAAGGGACTATCGTTGCTCCACGCCAAGGATCAGGTTATTCTATCTGGTTTGTAATTAATATGGACGGTAATGGCGGAAGTGTTACCATTCCCCAGACAGCGATAGATTTGCAGACGAATAGTGTAGTAGAACCAGGAAAGCTGGAGCTTGGAAAATTTGAATATAAAATAATTCAATTCAATCAATAGTGAATTTATAAAGGAGGAATCTCTTATGATTCGAAAAGCATCTGTTATGAAAGTGTTCGAAGGATGTCATGAAGAATATAAAAAACGCCACGATGAATTATGGCCGGAAATGGAAAAGGAATTAAAAAATCATGGCGCTCATCATTATTCCATTTTTCTAGAAGAGAAGACCAATAATCTGTTCGCATATGTAGAAATTGAGAGTGAAGAAAAATGGAGTGATATGGCAAAAACAGAGATTTGCCAAAAATGGTGGGACTATATGAAAGATATTATGGAAACCAATGCCGATAATAGCCCCGTTGCAAACGAATTAAAGCAAGTGTTTTATTTAGATTAAAATAGTCCCACTTTTTAAATAATATAGATTCCGAGAAAAGCCCTCAAGAACCATAGAGGGCTTTTTGGATTTGTACGTACATGTCTGGTGTTAAATTTATAAAGTAAAAATTTTCACTATTTTCTATGAAAAAGGATAGTTAAATGATAAAATCGAATTAATTTCATACGGACAAGTTAACTCATTTTTATACTTTATAAATTTGGCTACGCTTACAAGAAACGGAAATTTTTGAAAAAAAACAATCGGAGACTTACTCTATATGATGAAGGTACTACAACGGCTAAGGAAGCAGTACTTGAATTTAAAAATTAAATACAAACTTTTCTTACTTGTATCATGGATTATGGTTATTTCATTTTCTTTTACCTTTTTCGGATTAACATATGCTTTTCAAATTTACGATGAGCAAATTTATAGTAAGTCCTCACAAGTTTTAAGTACATCCTCTAATAGTATTGAGAGTGAATTAAAAGATTTGGAAGACCTATCCTATAATATTTTGACAGATCCCCAAATTCAACAATACTTATCTTCAATAGGTAAAGATAGTACAGAATATGATAAATTTCGTATGCGTAAAAACGTGTTGGATAAGCTGCTTGGCTATGCAAATAAGGAAGAATATATCCAATCAATTAATTTAGTTGATGTTAATGGAGAAGAGTATGTCGTCGGCCCGAGGACCCTAAAACTGACTCAACATCAAAAAGCGGATATTACCAAAATGGCATTAAAGGCTAATGGCAGTAATGTTTGGTTAAATCCAGAAAAAAATGATTATATATTTGCTACAGCACGAGAAATTAGACAGTTTCGAAACTTAAGCTTTGACAACCTTGGTACAATCATCATTTATCTTAATATGGACAAACTTGTTGCGAATATTTTAGAAGGATCTAAAAAGAGAGATGGTGAATTCTTAATCGTTAGACAAAGCAATATTATTTTTCCGAAAGAAACAAACTCTCTATTCAAAGAAGCAGCAAATTCGTTAGATTCTCAGAGATTAGCATCAGGTTATCAAATAAAAAAAATTGATAATAAAAATTACTTTCTTGTACATATTAAATCAAACTATTTCGATTGGGGTTACCTGAATGTTATTCCCTTTAATCAAATCTTTGAAAATATCAATAAGGTTAAAACATTTTTAATCATCATATTTATTCTGTTGTTTGTTGGAGTCACGATAGTTGGTATCCGATTTGCCAGAAACATTACGATTCCTTTGGAAAATCTTGTAGCGGGCATGCAATTTGTGAAAGTGGGGGACTTTAAAGAAGCAAGAAAAAAAGTAATTAAAACCTCGATTTTGCAGGATGATGAGGTGGGTAAACTCCAGCAAAATTTCCAGACCATGATCCAACAAATTGATGAACTGATAAATGAAAATTACTCTAAGCAGCTAACGATTAAAGAGACTGAGTTTAAGGCGCTGCAGGCCCAAATTAATCCCCACTTTTTATACAATACGCTAGAATCCATCAATTGGTTAGCAAAAGGCAATGGGCAGACACAAATTTCTAGAATGGTAGAATCCCTAGGTTTTTTGCTGCGTAATTCAATTAGCCTAAAGAAACCGCTCATTACCATTGAAGAGGAGCTTACTATTGTAAAAAATTATGTGGTTATTCAGCAATACCGATTTGAAGAAAGATTGGATTTTCACATGGAGGTTGATGAAGATATAGTAGGATTCTATATTCCGAAGTTGACGTTGCAGCCTCTTGTAGAAAATGCCATTCATTATGCATTAGAGCCCAAGATAGATCCTTGTAGAATTAGTATTTATTCAATCGTAAATAAAGAAGCTATTAAACTAATTGTAGAAGACGACGGACCCGGAATGGAATCTGCTTTTATAGAAAAGTTAAAAAAAGGAGAAGTGAAAACCCGTGGACAAGGTGTTGGCTTATCGAATATTGATGACAGAATAAAATTGTCTTATGGGGAGAAATACGGAGTAAGTATTGAAAGCGAACACAATAAAGGAACGAAAGTTATCATTGTTTTACCTTTTGATAAGGGGGAAGACCATGTATAAGGTATTGTTAGTAGATGATGAAAGAATCATTACCGAAGGAATGTCAAAGGTAATTAATTGGGAATCAATTGGGACAGATTTAATTGGTACGGCAAGAAACGGTATAGAGGCCTACAAAATAATCGAGCAAAACAAACCAGATATTGTGATTAGTGATATCAAAATGCCTGGTATGAATGGTCTTGAGCTAGTTGCAAAGGTTCATAGCGTTTTTCCTGAGATACGATTTATTTTGTTATCAGGCTTCAGTGAATTTGATTTTGCAAAACAAGCCATGCAATACGGCGTGAAGCATTATCTATTAAAACCTTGTAATGAGAATACGATAATGGATGCAGTTTCGGAGATTTGTGAGGATATTAATCAAAAACAAAAGAGGGATCAATTTATCCATAAAATGAAGGGAACTCTCGAAAGTGTTCTTCCCTATGCTAAAGAACAGCTGCTTAAAGAGTTTATTACCAATCATTATGAAAATAAAGATTTAGAGTATTATCAAAACCTTTTTAATATAGATTTAAATACTCCAAAGGTTAGGCTCGTTTTATTCCAACTAGAGGGGAAATTTGAATTTGAGCACATGTTTGCAATCAAAAAAATTGCTGAACAAATCTTTGATTCATATATGGTTAGTTGTTCGGTAGGGGAAACCATATTATTTCTAATGGAGGATTATTGTAACTACCCTAAACTTTACGCACAAATTGAAAAAATTAAAAAAACATTCTATCAATATTATCAAATTGATTCTACTGTTGCGATTAGCGAATCAGGGAAAATTAGTAATGCCAATAAATTATATAATGAAGCTCTCGATTGTTTAACGTATCGTTTTTATTTAGGGGAAGGGGGCATCATTACAAAGAAGGACATTGCCTATCAAAATCCTTCAGATGAATCAGAATTCTATTATGATGATCAAACCTTTTGTCGATTAGTAAAATCAGGCTCCTGGACAAATGTAAATAAAGAAATATACACATTTTTTAATCAATTAATAGATTTAAGGCTCGATATCAATACCACAAAGTCTTATGTTATCCAATTATTTAATACCATGATACGGTTATGTGAAGCTAAAGAAATGAATATGTACTTAACAAAATTAACGTTTCTATTAGAAATAGACACGATTCAAAATTTAAAAACCTTTTTTGAAAGCGTTGCCCAAGAAATTACACTTTCATTTTTTGAACTCAATAATAATAAACATTCAACGATTATTAATAAAGTCATCGAGACGATTGATCAGTATATTGGTAATCAAAATTTATCTTTACATTGGGTTGCTAATGATATGTTATATATGAATGCTGATTATCTAGGGAAGCTATTTAAGAAAGAAACAGGTGAAAAGTTTTCAAATTATATTACGAGATTAAGAATTGAATTGGCTATTAAATTAATAGAAAAGGAAAATGATGTAAAGGTTTTCGAAATTGCTGAAAAAATTGGTTATGGTGAAAACCCTCAATATTTTAGTCAGGTATTTAAAAAACACACTGGTTTTACTCCATCAGAATACAAGAGAGAATCCTTACAAGGATCTTAAATATAGTCAAAGGGGAAAAAATGATGAAAAGACTAATGATTTCTACTTTATCCCTGGTATTGGTAATTTTCACTGGTGGTTGCGGGAATTTGAATATACTAAATTCCGCTGAGAGTAAAGGTAAAGAGGAAATCACTTTAAAAATTGCCTGGTGGGGTGAACAACCACGACATGACTATACAATGGAAGTAATCGAATTGTTTGAGAATAAATATCCCAATATAAAGGTTGATCCTATATATTCAAATTGGGATGATTATTGGAAACGTCTTGCCCCGATGGCAGCGGGTAATAAACTTCCTGATATCATCCAAATGGATTTGCTCTATCTTAGACCATACAGTGATAATAACCTACTAGAGGATTTATCCCCCTATATTAAACAAGATGTAATCAAGACAGATTCGATCAGTACCGGAATTCTCTCTGGCGGGAAAATCGGCAAAAATTTGTATGGATTTCCATTAGGAATTAATGCACCAGCCATAATCATAGATCGTCCATTACTATCTTCTGCGGTCGATCGGTATCCAAATCCTGATTGGTCATGGAGCGATTTTGAAGAAATTTCTCTCCAGGTTCACAAAGAAAAACAAATTTATGGTACAAACGGTATGAAGTCCCCGGATGTATTCTTTTCGTATTATTTACGTACG
This Neobacillus sp. YX16 DNA region includes the following protein-coding sequences:
- a CDS encoding rhamnogalacturonan acetylesterase; protein product: MTNIFLAGDSTVASCPRNEAPMAGWGQEFQSFFSEDLKVHNFAKGGASTNTFIEIGYLGIILEFIQPNDYLFIQFGHNDQKSFGTQPFTTYQTYLTEYVNGARDKGAIPILITSVHRRNFDEEGRMANTLGDYPKSMMQLAEDLDVQLINLWKKTEKLYQSLGPEGSKQLFTWFSANENPNYPDGIQDNTHFCEHGAKEVGKLVIEGIKELQLPIAQFIKV
- a CDS encoding response regulator transcription factor, with the translated sequence MYKVLLVDDERIITEGMSKVINWESIGTDLIGTARNGIEAYKIIEQNKPDIVISDIKMPGMNGLELVAKVHSVFPEIRFILLSGFSEFDFAKQAMQYGVKHYLLKPCNENTIMDAVSEICEDINQKQKRDQFIHKMKGTLESVLPYAKEQLLKEFITNHYENKDLEYYQNLFNIDLNTPKVRLVLFQLEGKFEFEHMFAIKKIAEQIFDSYMVSCSVGETILFLMEDYCNYPKLYAQIEKIKKTFYQYYQIDSTVAISESGKISNANKLYNEALDCLTYRFYLGEGGIITKKDIAYQNPSDESEFYYDDQTFCRLVKSGSWTNVNKEIYTFFNQLIDLRLDINTTKSYVIQLFNTMIRLCEAKEMNMYLTKLTFLLEIDTIQNLKTFFESVAQEITLSFFELNNNKHSTIINKVIETIDQYIGNQNLSLHWVANDMLYMNADYLGKLFKKETGEKFSNYITRLRIELAIKLIEKENDVKVFEIAEKIGYGENPQYFSQVFKKHTGFTPSEYKRESLQGS
- a CDS encoding sensor histidine kinase — encoded protein: MMKVLQRLRKQYLNLKIKYKLFLLVSWIMVISFSFTFFGLTYAFQIYDEQIYSKSSQVLSTSSNSIESELKDLEDLSYNILTDPQIQQYLSSIGKDSTEYDKFRMRKNVLDKLLGYANKEEYIQSINLVDVNGEEYVVGPRTLKLTQHQKADITKMALKANGSNVWLNPEKNDYIFATAREIRQFRNLSFDNLGTIIIYLNMDKLVANILEGSKKRDGEFLIVRQSNIIFPKETNSLFKEAANSLDSQRLASGYQIKKIDNKNYFLVHIKSNYFDWGYLNVIPFNQIFENINKVKTFLIIIFILLFVGVTIVGIRFARNITIPLENLVAGMQFVKVGDFKEARKKVIKTSILQDDEVGKLQQNFQTMIQQIDELINENYSKQLTIKETEFKALQAQINPHFLYNTLESINWLAKGNGQTQISRMVESLGFLLRNSISLKKPLITIEEELTIVKNYVVIQQYRFEERLDFHMEVDEDIVGFYIPKLTLQPLVENAIHYALEPKIDPCRISIYSIVNKEAIKLIVEDDGPGMESAFIEKLKKGEVKTRGQGVGLSNIDDRIKLSYGEKYGVSIESEHNKGTKVIIVLPFDKGEDHV
- a CDS encoding beta-galactosidase; the encoded protein is MSKKLYHGAAYYPELWDEKVIEEDIVEMKKTGINVVRIGEFAWASMEPEEGKFDLSFFARMINKLYENGIETVMCTPTPTPPIWFSHNHPERMYAEAEGKVMGHGSRQHACTNHPYFRERAGLITEHIAKALGSLPGVIGWQLDNEFKCHVSECMCNTCKELWHIWLEERYGTIEILNEEWGTKIWSEYYHSFEQVPQPGPAPFLHNSSLSTMYQLFSMEKIAEFADEQAEIIRKYSSSPITHNSSVFFSVDNERLFQNLDFASFDTYATIDNFPAYLINSDLWRNLKKDRPFWVMETSPSYAASLASYAGPHPNGYLKVEAAAAYALGAEAFCYWLWRQQRSGCEQPHGSVLSAWGKPTIGYQNVIEVEAMRKEIEPFIISTKPSQADVAITYSDRSKVFLKTEPHRSLNHRGLITDFYKRILSMGIHRDVIPEGCDLEGYKVLFTPFIQYLSPEYIARARQFVENGGIWIAGPLTGGRTENHTVHTDRALGELEKTAGAEVLFTFPLDDTGTIGRAFDISAPLGLWSSVMEADSNQAVGIIEEGLAKGKSFITEHKLGSGKMVMLGSLPMGETGDLLLRKLFEHYSQEAGVTRRTDVSEGTIVAPRQGSGYSIWFVINMDGNGGSVTIPQTAIDLQTNSVVEPGKLELGKFEYKIIQFNQ
- the rhaM gene encoding L-rhamnose mutarotase; translation: MIRKASVMKVFEGCHEEYKKRHDELWPEMEKELKNHGAHHYSIFLEEKTNNLFAYVEIESEEKWSDMAKTEICQKWWDYMKDIMETNADNSPVANELKQVFYLD